Part of the Pirellulales bacterium genome, ATGGCCCAGCGCTCGACGCGGCGACGCTCGGTCTGCACGTTCGGCACGAACGAATGCTCCCGCAACGCGTCGGCCACGCTGAGCGAGTTGGCCGCCTTTCGACCGGCCTCCGCTTCACGCTTTGCCCGTCGCCAGGCGCCCGCAATCAAGTCTTCCAGCCGGTCGGAAACGTCCTCCGCTTCATCGTCGTTGATTCTCGATCCGTTGGCGTCGTAGAGCGCGACGGAAGCATAGTCGATCGCGTTGACGGGTATCTGCCATTGCCGGGCCAGCGGCGTCAGCGGATTGCGTTTTGCCAGCTCGATCGACGCCGCGCCAAGCTCGCCCAACTCGGCCCGACTGCAACCGATTGGGAAAAAAGCGTGCCAGTGGTTAACATAAGGCGTTATGTCCCACGCAACTCTGGCCGCCGAATTCGTCGCCAACCGCCCGCGTGCCCAGTGGCACGATCAGGCGTTGTGGTTTGTTCGCTCCAAACGCGATAAAGCGGCCCATACCGTGCCCGAATGGGAGCTGCTTCGCGACACGGCGGCCCAAATCAAGGCCCATACCGTTTCGCACCTTGCCGATTACCTGGAGCAATTCGCCGAGCAAGCCGAACGGCTGGGCGCCAAGGTGCATTGGGCCCGGCATGCGGCCGAGCATAACGAGATCGTGCTGGGCATTCTCCAGAGCCACGACGTGAAGCGGGTAGTGAAGAGCAAGTCGATGCTCACCGAAGAGTGCCACCTGAATCCGTTTCTCGAACGGCATGGCATCGAGGTGGTCGACACCGACCTGGGCGAGTGGATCGTGCAGTTGCGCGGCGAGCCTCCCAGCCACATCGTGCTGCCGGCCATCCACATCAAAAAGGAAGAAGTCGGCCAGCTCTTCCACGAACGGCTGGGCACGCAGGCCGGGGCGAGCGAGCCGAAGTATCTGGCCGAGGCCGCCCGGCGCAAGCTGCGGGAGTGCTTCATGCAGGCCGATGCGGGCATCACCGGCGTCAACTTCGCCGTGGCCGAGACGGGCGGCTTCGTCGTCTGCACGAACGAAGGGAATGCCGACTTGGGAGTCTCGCTGCCCAAGCTGCACATCGCCTGCATGGGCATCGAAAAACTGATTCCGCGGGCCAAAGACATCGGCGTCTTTTTGCGGC contains:
- a CDS encoding lactate utilization protein B; protein product: MSHATLAAEFVANRPRAQWHDQALWFVRSKRDKAAHTVPEWELLRDTAAQIKAHTVSHLADYLEQFAEQAERLGAKVHWARHAAEHNEIVLGILQSHDVKRVVKSKSMLTEECHLNPFLERHGIEVVDTDLGEWIVQLRGEPPSHIVLPAIHIKKEEVGQLFHERLGTQAGASEPKYLAEAARRKLRECFMQADAGITGVNFAVAETGGFVVCTNEGNADLGVSLPKLHIACMGIEKLIPRAKDIGVFLRLLARSATGQPITTYSSHFHGPRPGGELHIVLVDNGRTELLASDDFRSSLNCIRCGACMNTCPVYRRSGGYSYAATIPGPIGSILSPARDARRHASLPHACSLCGSCSDVCPVKIDIHHQLLTWRREIAARGLLPLRKRLAMRAAGFVLRHTWLYQAFGKLARTIGPRLPRWLLYNRMNPWGKQRELPPFPRESFRELYRRRNSP